The window CGAGGCCACCTCCGCGCCCGCCCTCGGCggctcttcctctcctcccattGGCTCCTCCCGCCGCCGTCGCGAGGAGANNNNNNNNNNNNNNNNNNNNNNNNNNNNNNNNNNNNNNNNNNNNNNNNNNNNNNNNNNNNNNNNNNNNNNNNNNNNNNNNNNNNNNNNNNNNNNNNNNNNNNNNNNNNNNNNNNNNNNNNNNNNNNNNNNNNNNNNNNNNNNNNNNNNNNNNNNNNNNNNNNNNNNNNNNNNNNNNNNNNNNNNNNNNNNNNNNNNNNNNNNNNNNNNNNNNNNNNNNNNNNNNNNNNNNNNNNNNNNNNNNNNNNNNNNNNNNNNNNNNNNNNNNNNNNNNNNNNNNNNNNNNNNNNNNNNNNNNNNNNNNNNNNNNNNNNNNNNNNNNNNNNNNNNNNNNNNNNNNNNNNNNNNNNNNNNNNNNNNNNNNNNNNNNNNNNNNNNNNNNNNNNNNNNNNNNNNNNNNNNNNNNNNNNNNNNNNNNNNNNNNNNNNNNNNNNNNNNNNNNNNNNNNNNNNNNNNNNNNNNNNNNNNNNNNNNNNNNNNNNNNNNNNNNNNNNNNNNNNNNNNNNNNNNNNNNNNNNNNNNNNNNNNNNNNNNNNNNNNNNNNNNNNNNNNNNNNNNNNNNNNNNNNNNNNNNNNNNNNNNNNNNNNNNNNNNNNNNNNNNNNNNNNNNNNNNNNNNNNNNNNNNNNNNNNNNNNNNNNNNNNNNNNNNNNNNNNNNNNNNNNNNNNNNNNNNNNNNNNNNNNNNNNNNNNNNNNNNNNNNNNNNNNNNNNNNNNNNNNNNNNNNNNNNNNNNNNCGTTAAAGCTGGGCGCTGTGCGGCTGCTGTGGGAGGATCCTCCTGCCGCTGTGCGCGGCCGCGAGCAGCCCTGCGGGCACGGCTGGGCTCTAAGGCAGGAGGGCCGAAATGCTATCTTACGGCCCTGCAGGGTGCGCGGAGAGTGGAGGTGAAGGGAGCAGCCGGAGGATCGTGGGGAACGATGGCTGGAAAGGCTTTGGCTGCTTGGCCAGGCTGTGataagctctgcagagaggaagcTGCTTGTTTTAGTGTCTCATCTGTGAGTTGTGTTGGTGCTTTCTGGCTTGGTCTCACAGGGAGGCTGCAAGGCTGACTGAGGTTAAGGAGCAAATTAAGGACACTGTTGCACTGCCTGTCATCTGCATGGGTCCACTCTTAGAGCAACTGTAACACACATCTTCTGTCCAGTACTTAGCAAATTCGTGTATCAAAAGTGGATAACAAACTTCCTAGATGCATATTTACCCTGGGCTTATAGCCTTGTCTGAGCTGTTACAGGCCATTCAATAAAATCACTACAACAAGTGTTAAACTGCCTGGCAAGGACATGGGTAGCAGCTGCATTCCCTCCGTCTGGTTCTGttgtcctgctgctgggtgcCCTGCAGTGGAGCAGGTTGGATTCTCACACACTTCTAGCTCAGTATTTTATCCTTCTGCGCTTATTTGCTTGCAGCAGTTTTTATTGTTCACTATAAGGCTGGCGTGACAATTCTGTAAGACCATGTGAAGAATTAGTCATTGTTTTTTTTGCAACTGACAACTTTCCGttaaggtgaaaaaaaaaaatacttttcaaaagACCAACCTCACATCCAAGAGAGCTCCTAGTTTTAAGTCACCAGTTTTAAgaatgcatttctaaaaagtTATTTCCCTGTTGCTTAAGAAGCAGGGAGAACTAAACATCATTGTTTTGTGCAGAAGAAAGGAATATTGACGTTTccattctctgctgctggaatGCAGAGAGCAAGTCTTAGTTGGATGGCTCAGTATGGAgggcagtgagctgcagatACCTACCAGGGTCAGTCAtgccctgagctctgcagacttttctctgctgtgtgaAGGTTCCTGGTTACAAGTGGGGTAAATATGGCTCTCAAAATATTTGGGCTAGTGAGTTTTGTTTGTTGCATATCTGTTTAATGTTATTACTGCCCACAGCTTAGAAGCAGAAGGACTGACTGCACTGCTAGCACTGGAACACTTGTAGTGTCAGCATACAGCAGTAAGAGTGAAGCACCAGGTTTGTGTAGGTCAGAGAGGTGCTTTTGATGTTCCAGATTTAACAACATGTTCATGCAAGTGCCTTGTAGAGCATGTTTAGTCCTATGGCTCTGTGCCTCAGAGCTTCTTTCTGCACCACAGTAAGGACTCCTTTCTgagcttttctgctttgtgtgtgttAATATGGAGAGCAGTCACTGCAGGGACTGCAGTGCCATCACTGGGCTGACGTGCTCTGGTTGGTTGAGGTTTGCATTGAGAGCTGAGGCTCAAACCCAATGTTCCATGTCTTGAAGGGGGTAGAGGGTGCTGTCCAGGCTGCTGTCCTGgaataaaggaaacaaaacagaagaacttAGAAtagttgaggaaaaaaaaggtgaacaaaaatatctttaaaagatAGTTGTACCGCTCAGCTTCCTTCTGTAAAAAACCCAGTGTGCTTCTGTTGgttcttgttgttgtttaataGGTTTCCATGAGCCACATGACTGTAATTACGTGTGTGACCCAAGCAATGTAGGTTCCAAATTCCAACTTGAAGTAAAAATCTGATAGAGAATCTGGTGCTGAAGGCTTtcaaggataaaaaaaaaaaagtagcaatgAACTGCATGTATTTATCTAGAATATCTTTGCAGTGTTTGAGATAAAACAATAGGGCTCAAACCAGAAATACAGTCAATATGGAATAAGGTTCTTCAGAGGTACTTTAGTTTTGTTAGACCCTGTGTAAGAGAACAGCAGAGCAGGTCCAGGAAGGGCCTGAAATTTGTATCCCtctgaaagaaacagagcaTGATGAGTTTGGAATTaaggttggttggtttgtttgaagatacagaaatgttttttagaGAGTTTCACTGTGAGTCCTAAAAGACTGAATTACTTCTGGAGAAGGTCCTACAGGGAGACAGCCTTACAAAAAGCTGTTGTACCACTCACTCTCATCCCTTCAGCTCTTGTCCTTCACCTACAATTGACTGTCAGTCTCTCCTCCTTCACTTTGCATTACCTCTTCAAATTCCTTACTTTTTCTGTGCAGAACTCTGCTTTCTAAGGAGAGCTTTTCTAAGGAGCTCCTTGTGCCTGCTTCAGCCTCTCGGAAGCAAATCTTACCTACTTTGGGTTGTAGCTGGGAAGGAGGGCTCGCTGGGCTGCACTGACGTTTGTGTGCTGCATTCCTTGTGCTCTGGGATTTCACACAGCAAGCTTTGGGATGATGACAGATGGGATGGCGAGGCCTTTTGGCAGCAGGACATATGCTATGTGGGTCTTAAGATATTAAGacttgttccttttcttttttctgtctgcttccaGGCAGGAGCTACTTCCATGTGGGCTTCCTGCTGCGGGTTGCTGAATGAAGTCATGGGGACTGGAGCTGTCCGTGGCCAGCAGGCCGGCTTTGCAGGAGGCGCCGGCCCGTTCCGCTTCGCACCAAACACGGCTTTCTCATCGTGCCcatctccagctgcagcagctgctaaTGTGGTTTGCAAAGCCTGTGGACTTCCCTTTTCAGTTTTTAGGAAAAAAGTGagtcatttccttttaaatcatattttttacTAATATGAACTAATCTGTAGGTATATAGGGaaacaaatatacaaatatatatagatagatatatatctttttttttttttccttccagtaaGGGCAACTGAGTCAGATGGTCAGGGAGGGAGAAAGTGCCTCATCCCAAGGTCACAGGAAATGAACGTCAGACAGGATTAGAAGTTAAGAGATCTGACGGTCACCGACTGGTGACACATTGGATCTGAGCTGACCTGGAAATGTGCTGATCCTATTTGTAAGGTGCATGTTTTAGGTGCAGAATCTTGGCTCTTAAAACAAATCTGTGTTTGAAGATGATATCAACCATAGTGGTGGGGTATGAAATGAACGAACTACATAACAGAAAGGTTTAACCACTACCAATTTAGTATCACAActtctttctgtgaaatactgtttgtttgttaaacATGTTTAGTTCTGTTAAGTGCTGTTGTGCTCCAGTGACCTCATATCATTTGGGGCTGAGCTGGTGGCTTAATTAAGTTTCCAGGTAAATAAAATTGAGATTGTTGGTGTTACTTCTGCATATGACTGTCCATCATTATTACCTTGTCCATTTAGGCCCGCTTACTGACCTAATTCTCTGAAGCCTCTTTCCTCAGTTTTGTtcagttttccctttctttgttGTCTTGCTCCaccttggcacagctgcagaacTATTTGATGGGGCAGTTTTCTAGACTTAAATCCTAAAATTGATGTCAATTGTGTCAAAATCAGCGATGAAAGGCTAGCAGTAAATTATGAGGTTTGGAGAAGGGACGAGCAGGGTCGTGGGCTCACTTTCTCTGACATAACTGAGTGgttattttctcattcttagCACGTGTGTTGTGACTGCAAGAAGGATTTCTGCTCGGTTTGTTCTGTCTTACAAGAGAATCTCAGAAGATGTTCTACTTGTCACTTGCTGCAAGAAACAGCATTTCAGCGGCCACAGCTGATGAGATTGAAAGTCAAGGATCTGCGTCAATACCTTGTTCTCAGAAACATATCGACAGATACTTGCAGGGAGAAAGAAGACTTGGTGGATCTCGTGCTGTGCCACCACTTAGGCTCTGAGGAGGATATGGACGCTGGTAGCTTGCCCTCATCACGCTCACAGACTTCTGGGTTTTTTACTCATCCATTTTCTATGTCTGTGTCGGTGTCGTCCCAAGGAGAACTTGCAAACAGAGGGGGAAGCACAGGAAATGGGACACCTTTACGGGTACAATAATTAACACGTGTTTTATGGTAgagtggcttttttgttttttttccaactagATAATGCATCATGCTAAACTAAAAGAAGGACCAATTGGTGCAGTTGGAGGGGCTGGAAAAtgccttttctgtttctgatctGGAAACAGAAGATGATTAGATGAGACTGCTAGCCTACGTGATAGGGATGACTTGAGTTGAGAATTATTAGCAGCAACTGAAACTTTAAAATGTTTGGGAGGAAGGAAAGTATTTTAGAAGAGGTTGGggttgttttagttttttttcttatttgattAGTTTCATTTTGTACACAGGGCCAAACTGAAACATCTTCTATAAATAATGATGAAGAAGAAAGTGCTGAGGAACAGGTGAGTTAGGAACTATGCAAAGAAACCTTTGCACGTGACACCACAAAGTGTTTTGATCTGTCAGCATTTAGTATCACGCTCTATTCTTTCAGAACCAGCCATTAATAACACATCTGTAAATACTTGCCCTGAAAAGGATAAAGCTTTAGCCAAACTGCTGCAGCTTAATGTAGTCTGTGATAGCATGAAAAAATCTGGTGCTTTGAACTTACCAGAACAGATAAAAACATACAGTTATGTGTTTCAGACTCCTGGATTGTCCAGAAAACGAGCAAGAGCGTCTCTATCTGATATTTCAAGTCTGGAGGACATCGAAGGCTTGAGTGTTCGGCAGCTGAAGGAGATCCTTGCGTGTAATTTTGTCAACTACTCAGGATGCTGTGAGAAATGGGAACTTGTGGAGAAAGTGAGCAGGCTGTACAGAGAGAGTGAGGAAAACC of the Meleagris gallopavo isolate NT-WF06-2002-E0010 breed Aviagen turkey brand Nicholas breeding stock chromosome 17, Turkey_5.1, whole genome shotgun sequence genome contains:
- the RNF34 gene encoding E3 ubiquitin-protein ligase RNF34 isoform X1; its protein translation is MAGKALAAWPGCDKLCREEAACFSVSSAGATSMWASCCGLLNEVMGTGAVRGQQAGFAGGAGPFRFAPNTAFSSCPSPAAAAANVVCKACGLPFSVFRKKHVCCDCKKDFCSVCSVLQENLRRCSTCHLLQETAFQRPQLMRLKVKDLRQYLVLRNISTDTCREKEDLVDLVLCHHLGSEEDMDAGSLPSSRSQTSGFFTHPFSMSVSVSSQGELANRGGSTGNGTPLRGQTETSSINNDEEESAEEQTPGLSRKRARASLSDISSLEDIEGLSVRQLKEILACNFVNYSGCCEKWELVEKVSRLYRESEENHKTQGEKVQLNDNDDNLCRICMDAVIDCVLLECGHMVTCTKCGKRMSECPICRQYVVRAVHVFKS
- the RNF34 gene encoding E3 ubiquitin-protein ligase RNF34 isoform X2, encoding MAGKALAAWPGCDKLCREEAACFSVSSAGATSMWASCCGLLNEVMGTGAVRGQQAGFAGGAGPFRFAPNTAFSSCPSPAAAAANVVCKACGLPFSVFRKKHVCCDCKKDFCSVCSVLQENLRRCSTCHLLQETAFQRPQLMRLKVKDLRQYLVLRNISTDTCREKEDLVDLVLCHHLGSEEDMDAGSLPSSRSQTSGFFTHPFSMSVSVSSQGELANRGGSTGNGTPLRTPGLSRKRARASLSDISSLEDIEGLSVRQLKEILACNFVNYSGCCEKWELVEKVSRLYRESEENHKTQGEKVQLNDNDDNLCRICMDAVIDCVLLECGHMVTCTKCGKRMSECPICRQYVVRAVHVFKS